A part of Methanothermobacter thermautotrophicus genomic DNA contains:
- a CDS encoding DUF6541 family protein, producing MRKDIIYILLLLLITDLSIILDIPILRQSLPFIFFTLIPGYLLIGILRLRLEFIEGSVIAASLSIFLLMITGLIINSFYPLIRRPLSLLPISLALNILLLVLMIIYYFRGEEPIQFKTQGNLFPALSSLFFPILTVTGSYLMNKYSVNILLLLVLLSIPVYITLLEVFKKRIGPATYPVALFSISLSLLLMNGLPSNYLIGRDIHGEFVLFKMALMNRHWDMHLGLYDAYNACLSVTVLPVVYKVLLKVPAVYIFKFYYGFIGTLMALAVYLISERILKRSDYGFYAALLFIFQFSFIYILGWCRQLIALVFFAAAIMVLTGDMRRTHKKLLFVIFMVGTILSHYTTAYVFFFLAAITPLLVRVMKRFKVPDNSREFFAASLAVLFFVILFAWYAQATGAPFKSAVSFFTETIRSMSDFFAADMRNNSELAVVGIGISSLPNLLSTVVHDIIFATIGVGALAVILKPEYRKGREYLAAVIICMVILVSFIALPFLSRGYGGTRLFTQLLVILAPLFIIGVDALTGFIRKERWRIPSVIVLLILLFSCTNYLNYHFYGIPYSYSYDGSGERHYETFIYDSEVAASRWLNYHYNEGSVIHGDALTFSRIIYGFNGIPKINPQFFNGTNNTESGDYIYLRYVNLHEGLVFLDTPSKPPVFNNGSLKIDNTKSIKLYGDLIDKRDLIYDNGGARFLWTI from the coding sequence ATGAGGAAAGATATAATCTATATACTGCTTCTACTGTTAATCACGGACTTATCCATAATTTTAGATATTCCTATTTTAAGGCAGTCATTACCCTTCATATTCTTCACACTTATTCCTGGATACCTTCTTATTGGTATTTTAAGGCTAAGGCTTGAGTTCATTGAGGGTTCTGTTATTGCAGCATCTCTCAGCATATTCCTCTTAATGATAACGGGACTCATCATAAACAGCTTCTATCCCCTCATAAGGAGACCACTTTCACTCCTGCCCATATCTTTAGCCCTCAATATTCTCCTCCTAGTGCTGATGATAATCTATTATTTCAGGGGGGAGGAACCAATACAGTTTAAAACTCAGGGCAATCTATTTCCTGCGCTCTCATCCCTCTTTTTCCCTATCCTAACGGTTACTGGATCCTATCTAATGAATAAATACTCTGTTAACATATTACTCTTACTTGTTCTCCTGTCCATACCAGTCTACATAACCCTTTTAGAAGTTTTCAAGAAAAGGATTGGGCCCGCCACATATCCAGTCGCTTTATTCAGCATCTCTCTCTCCCTGCTCCTGATGAATGGTCTGCCATCAAATTATCTAATTGGGAGGGATATACATGGCGAGTTCGTCCTGTTTAAAATGGCCCTTATGAACCGTCACTGGGACATGCATCTCGGATTATATGATGCATACAATGCCTGTCTCTCCGTCACAGTTCTCCCAGTAGTCTATAAGGTCCTCCTTAAAGTTCCTGCTGTCTACATCTTCAAGTTTTACTATGGTTTCATAGGGACCCTCATGGCACTGGCAGTCTATCTGATATCAGAGAGGATACTCAAAAGGAGTGATTACGGATTCTATGCTGCCCTTCTATTCATCTTCCAGTTTTCATTCATTTATATACTCGGATGGTGCAGGCAGCTCATAGCCCTTGTTTTTTTCGCAGCAGCCATCATGGTCCTCACAGGGGACATGAGGCGGACCCATAAGAAACTACTTTTCGTTATTTTTATGGTTGGAACGATTCTCTCACATTACACAACAGCCTATGTTTTCTTTTTCCTTGCAGCCATAACACCACTCCTCGTCAGGGTAATGAAGAGATTTAAAGTTCCGGATAATTCCCGTGAATTCTTTGCAGCATCCCTTGCAGTGCTTTTCTTCGTTATTCTATTTGCATGGTATGCGCAGGCCACAGGTGCACCATTCAAATCAGCGGTCTCCTTCTTCACAGAGACCATAAGGAGTATGTCCGACTTTTTCGCAGCAGATATGCGGAATAACTCTGAACTTGCAGTTGTTGGAATAGGGATTTCCAGTCTCCCTAACCTTCTGAGCACAGTTGTCCATGACATCATCTTTGCCACAATTGGAGTCGGTGCACTTGCAGTTATACTTAAACCTGAATACCGTAAGGGACGGGAATACCTTGCCGCTGTCATTATCTGCATGGTTATTCTTGTATCATTCATTGCTCTCCCCTTTTTATCCCGGGGTTATGGGGGGACACGCCTCTTCACACAGTTACTTGTAATACTTGCGCCACTTTTCATTATTGGTGTTGATGCGTTGACGGGTTTTATAAGAAAAGAGAGATGGAGGATTCCCTCAGTCATTGTCCTGCTCATCCTTCTATTCTCATGCACAAACTACCTCAACTATCATTTCTATGGTATACCCTACTCCTACTCCTATGATGGTTCCGGTGAAAGACACTATGAGACATTCATATATGACAGTGAAGTCGCCGCTTCGAGGTGGCTTAATTACCATTACAATGAAGGTTCAGTTATTCATGGTGATGCCCTGACATTTTCGAGGATAATCTATGGTTTCAATGGCATTCCTAAGATAAATCCGCAATTCTTTAACGGGACGAATAATACTGAAAGTGGAGATTACATATATCTACGATACGTTAATTTACATGAAGGTCTTGTATTCTTGGATACTCCCTCAAAGCCTCCTGTATTTAATAATGGAAGCCTAAAAATAGATAATACGAAATCAATCAAACTTTATGGTGATTTGATTGATAAGAGGGATCTTATATATGATAATGGAGGTGCTAGATTTTTATGGACAATTTGA
- a CDS encoding glycosyltransferase, with protein MASGVDLIMRNPAGYSTGDHMNNILAVTVTYGNRFHLLRQVIDAALNEGVNKVIVVDNNSEPESREKLKEYHKLNKDRIDVLYLSENLGSAGGFKRGLKRARDDPECEFIWLLDDDNMPCPGSLETLKKFWESQDLEGKEERLALLSYRKDKFDLKTIKSNNQEGVPGKKNSFSGFHVSQIPLYVRTVILRKIRENEATRPRLPPEVTVPMAPYGGLFFNKKLLDVIGYPMEELYLYSDDHEWTYRIICRKGRIVLLTDSIIKDLETSWDIPRKNGTMLSKFSPSNTFRVYYGIRNRSYFEKKYLVTRRYVYNLNRVLFLLLIFFHDLFFFGTLKTFKTVLRAIEDEKKNRLGKRFTD; from the coding sequence ATGGCCTCAGGGGTAGATTTGATAATGAGAAACCCCGCAGGATACTCTACGGGTGATCATATGAATAACATCTTGGCGGTTACGGTGACCTACGGAAACAGATTCCATCTACTCAGACAGGTAATTGATGCAGCCCTCAATGAAGGAGTAAATAAGGTAATCGTGGTTGATAATAACTCTGAACCTGAGAGCAGAGAGAAACTTAAAGAGTACCATAAACTTAATAAAGACAGAATTGATGTGCTGTACTTATCTGAGAATCTCGGATCGGCTGGGGGCTTCAAGAGGGGTCTTAAAAGGGCCCGCGATGACCCTGAATGTGAATTCATATGGCTACTTGATGATGACAATATGCCCTGTCCCGGATCACTGGAAACCCTGAAAAAATTCTGGGAAAGCCAAGACCTTGAAGGGAAAGAGGAGAGGTTAGCTTTACTTTCTTATAGAAAAGATAAATTTGATTTAAAGACAATAAAATCAAACAATCAAGAAGGAGTTCCTGGTAAAAAGAACAGTTTTTCTGGTTTTCACGTATCCCAAATTCCCCTTTATGTTAGAACAGTAATTTTAAGGAAAATAAGGGAAAATGAAGCCACTCGTCCAAGGTTACCCCCTGAAGTTACCGTGCCCATGGCCCCATATGGTGGTCTTTTCTTTAATAAGAAACTTCTGGATGTGATTGGTTATCCCATGGAAGAACTTTATTTATATTCAGATGATCATGAGTGGACATACAGGATTATATGCAGAAAAGGCAGAATAGTTCTCCTCACTGATAGTATTATAAAGGACCTTGAAACTTCATGGGATATTCCCCGAAAAAATGGAACCATGCTGTCAAAATTTTCACCTTCAAATACATTCAGAGTTTACTATGGAATCCGCAACAGATCTTATTTTGAAAAGAAATACCTCGTAACTAGAAGATACGTCTATAATTTAAACCGGGTCCTGTTTCTTCTTTTAATATTTTTTCATGATCTTTTTTTCTTTGGAACATTAAAGACATTTAAAACAGTTTTAAGAGCTATTGAAGATGAAAAGAAAAATAGGTTGGGAAAAAGATTTACAGATTGA
- a CDS encoding glycosyltransferase family 4 protein gives MKICFISNLYPPGVLGGAEIVVEKIVRELIKRGHKIIIITTNANKVKEKTKNIQTYRLSLNIYPILDFHKQKIMRRISWHIIDLFNINAYKEIKKILKKENPDIIHIHNYKGLSPLAFKAAKDLKIPLVFTAHDYSSICIRANLLNGKGEICENPRIPCKIYNKIQKFLIQDKPDIVTAPSGFVMKQLENAGLFSDAKKIVLHNPVETETQPVEKSYDTLDILFVGSLSRHKGPDILIRAFRELENDNLKLHILGKGPDEDELRKLAEGDDRIIFHGFLSGDELMDMYQRANMTVLPSIWYDNSPMVIYESLMNSTPVIASRIGGIPELVRDGYNGFLFEPGSVVELSRILKKISEDPSILKGLERNAYESSQKYSIEDHVKRLEEIYRGLL, from the coding sequence ATGAAAATATGTTTTATTTCAAATTTATACCCTCCAGGAGTACTGGGCGGCGCTGAAATCGTGGTAGAAAAAATCGTCAGGGAACTTATTAAGAGAGGACACAAGATTATCATAATAACCACTAACGCTAACAAAGTTAAAGAGAAAACTAAAAACATTCAAACGTATAGATTATCATTAAATATTTACCCAATCCTAGATTTCCATAAACAAAAAATTATGAGGAGAATATCATGGCACATCATAGATCTCTTCAACATAAACGCCTACAAAGAAATTAAAAAAATCCTAAAAAAAGAAAACCCAGACATTATCCATATCCATAATTATAAAGGTTTGTCACCTCTCGCCTTCAAGGCAGCTAAAGACCTTAAAATACCATTAGTGTTCACGGCCCATGACTATTCAAGCATTTGTATAAGGGCAAATCTACTCAATGGAAAAGGAGAAATATGCGAAAATCCGCGAATACCATGCAAAATATACAACAAAATACAAAAATTCCTAATCCAAGATAAACCTGATATTGTAACTGCACCATCAGGATTCGTCATGAAACAGCTGGAGAATGCAGGACTTTTCAGTGATGCTAAAAAAATTGTTCTTCACAATCCCGTGGAGACCGAGACCCAGCCAGTTGAGAAGTCCTATGATACCCTGGACATCCTCTTTGTGGGTTCACTATCAAGGCACAAGGGACCTGATATACTCATAAGGGCCTTCAGGGAACTTGAAAACGATAATCTCAAACTTCACATCCTCGGTAAGGGCCCTGATGAGGACGAACTCAGGAAACTCGCTGAGGGTGATGATAGGATAATATTCCATGGGTTTTTAAGTGGTGATGAACTTATGGACATGTATCAAAGGGCTAACATGACTGTTCTTCCTTCCATATGGTATGATAATTCACCCATGGTCATATATGAGAGTTTAATGAATTCAACACCAGTCATTGCAAGCAGGATCGGGGGTATACCTGAACTTGTAAGGGATGGATACAATGGCTTCCTCTTTGAACCTGGGAGTGTGGTGGAACTTAGCAGAATCCTTAAAAAGATTTCAGAGGATCCCTCCATTCTTAAAGGACTTGAAAGGAATGCATATGAATCTTCACAGAAGTACAGTATCGAGGATCACGTGAAGAGACTAGAGGAGATCTACAGGGGATTACTATGA
- a CDS encoding D-glucuronyl C5-epimerase family protein yields the protein MEHLPVLTSNLAGAVNESMFLEILDEQKLMVSFRTCRDMRYAVFPMYFDYCGSGTGWLDSFAQGNLAGHYARAYRLTGNREYLEISDALINSFRAPAGLVKSTKYGNFYLHYNFMRQHYILNAHLICTLGFQRAYTCTGNPWALLLFRDGVSTFRAMHRRFDSGRWTYYAVDGGSYRPAWPASVSYHRLQPARSLWRATGDSHCRRIAVR from the coding sequence GTGGAACATCTACCGGTCCTCACATCGAACCTTGCAGGTGCAGTCAATGAGAGCATGTTCCTGGAGATCCTGGATGAGCAGAAGCTCATGGTGAGCTTCAGGACCTGTAGGGATATGAGGTACGCTGTCTTCCCCATGTACTTTGACTACTGTGGATCAGGGACAGGGTGGCTTGACAGCTTCGCCCAGGGAAACCTGGCAGGCCACTACGCCCGGGCATACAGGCTCACAGGTAACCGTGAATACCTTGAAATCTCAGATGCACTCATAAACAGTTTCAGGGCACCAGCGGGCCTTGTTAAATCAACGAAGTACGGAAACTTCTACCTGCACTACAACTTCATGAGGCAGCACTACATACTCAACGCCCACCTCATCTGCACCCTCGGCTTCCAGAGGGCCTACACCTGCACCGGTAATCCATGGGCCCTCCTCCTCTTCAGGGATGGTGTTTCAACCTTCAGGGCGATGCACCGCAGGTTCGACAGTGGACGGTGGACCTACTATGCCGTGGATGGGGGCTCCTACAGGCCGGCCTGGCCTGCCAGTGTATCATACCACAGGCTCCAGCCTGCAAGGAGCCTCTGGAGGGCAACCGGTGACAGCCACTGCAGAAGGATTGCGGTGAGGTGA
- a CDS encoding glycosyltransferase family 4 protein, which translates to MNIMIVTPYFYPRRGGAENYAYNIAKILSERGHDITIFTSGEVNSEENIAGLDIIRLKPNFRISNTPVRYNIISKISRIIRERNIDIVNAHTPVPFYADMAALASKMSHRPFVLTYHNDPLKFSSYLKLLSVIYSKTLLRLTLKLSSRIITPSPYVYNESSFTEDYHEKMTWIPPAVDIETYSPRDEDSILKKILFVGAMNRGHDHKGVDVLLRAFKQVSETYKDVRLVLVGTGDMVTHYQGMARELEISEIVTFKGSVDEKTLIDIYRDSYALVLPTKTIAEGFGMVLIEANACGKPVIGSRIGGIKYVIKDGETGLLVPPGDPGALADAIMKLLEDEELAKKMGSKGRKMVEKNYTWDKAAKMTERIYREVVFDG; encoded by the coding sequence ATGAATATAATGATTGTCACACCCTATTTTTATCCGAGGAGGGGTGGCGCTGAAAATTATGCTTACAATATTGCAAAAATATTGAGTGAAAGAGGTCATGATATAACAATTTTTACATCGGGTGAGGTTAACTCTGAAGAAAACATTGCAGGTTTGGATATTATAAGACTTAAACCCAATTTTAGGATATCTAACACTCCAGTAAGATACAACATTATATCAAAAATTTCCAGGATAATCAGGGAAAGGAACATTGATATTGTGAATGCCCATACTCCTGTACCTTTCTACGCAGACATGGCTGCACTGGCATCTAAAATGAGTCACAGGCCATTTGTATTAACATATCATAATGATCCCCTGAAATTTTCATCCTATTTAAAATTATTATCTGTGATTTACAGCAAGACACTTCTTCGGTTGACTCTCAAACTTTCCAGTAGGATCATAACACCATCCCCCTATGTTTACAACGAATCATCATTCACAGAGGATTATCATGAAAAGATGACATGGATACCCCCCGCTGTAGATATTGAAACTTACTCTCCTCGCGATGAGGATTCTATCCTGAAAAAAATACTCTTTGTAGGTGCAATGAATAGGGGACATGACCATAAAGGAGTTGACGTTCTTCTAAGGGCATTTAAGCAAGTTTCTGAAACTTATAAAGACGTGCGTCTTGTACTTGTAGGTACGGGGGACATGGTCACCCACTACCAGGGAATGGCCAGGGAACTTGAAATATCAGAAATTGTTACATTCAAAGGATCTGTGGATGAAAAAACACTCATAGATATCTATAGGGACTCATATGCCCTTGTACTTCCAACCAAAACCATTGCAGAAGGTTTTGGGATGGTCCTAATTGAGGCCAATGCATGTGGCAAACCAGTTATAGGTTCAAGGATTGGCGGAATAAAGTATGTTATAAAGGATGGTGAAACCGGGCTTCTCGTGCCACCAGGAGATCCCGGTGCACTTGCAGATGCGATCATGAAGTTATTAGAGGATGAGGAGCTCGCCAAGAAAATGGGCTCAAAAGGCAGGAAAATGGTGGAAAAAAATTATACATGGGATAAGGCTGCCAAGATGACGGAAAGGATCTATAGAGAGGTTGTTTTCGATGGATGA
- a CDS encoding glycosyltransferase family 2 protein has protein sequence MFSIKDVTFLIPAYNEEKSIGPLIDRIRMLYPDSEIIVVDNNSTDRTAEIAASRGVRVVFEGRQGKANAMLTGFRSTETEYAIMMDADLTYLPDDSETLINVLRESSADAVLGSRLRGEKEDGAISLLNTIGNHILSLTASILYQPVSDVCSGHWAFSRRAMDHILESGLRYSGFELEAEMFSKLARSGLKIVEVPITYRKRSDEPKLSSLTDGFKIFRTLVIERLR, from the coding sequence GTGTTTTCCATTAAGGATGTCACATTCCTGATTCCAGCTTATAATGAGGAAAAATCAATAGGCCCCCTTATTGACAGGATAAGGATGCTTTATCCTGATTCAGAGATCATTGTTGTTGATAATAATTCCACTGATCGTACTGCTGAGATTGCGGCTTCCCGTGGAGTTAGGGTAGTCTTTGAGGGAAGGCAGGGAAAGGCAAATGCCATGCTCACAGGCTTCCGCAGTACTGAAACAGAATATGCTATCATGATGGATGCAGATCTGACCTATCTACCTGATGATTCAGAGACCCTCATCAATGTCCTCAGGGAGAGCTCTGCAGATGCTGTCCTCGGCTCCAGGTTGAGGGGTGAGAAGGAGGACGGCGCCATATCCCTCCTGAATACGATCGGAAATCATATACTGAGCTTAACAGCATCCATCCTCTATCAACCCGTAAGCGATGTGTGCAGTGGACACTGGGCCTTCAGCAGACGGGCCATGGATCATATCCTTGAATCGGGTCTGAGGTATTCCGGGTTTGAACTCGAGGCTGAGATGTTCTCGAAGCTGGCAAGGTCGGGCCTTAAGATAGTTGAGGTTCCCATAACCTACAGGAAGAGGTCTGATGAACCCAAACTCTCCTCCCTCACTGATGGCTTCAAAATATTCCGGACACTTGTAATTGAAAGGTTACGTTAA
- a CDS encoding MarR family transcriptional regulator, translated as MDTDIPLKGLLSIILRSHRVFIGRELGHLNLTDAQVACLLRVHREPGIKQDELASFFHVDKGTIARTLRRLEEGGFIEREQDPENRRRYILEVTRRGEEIIPLILKVEERWEDLLFRDFTEDERKLFRKMCRRLAEEAVRMRGEWR; from the coding sequence ATGGACACAGATATACCACTCAAGGGACTCCTCTCAATAATCCTCAGGAGCCACAGGGTCTTCATAGGGAGGGAGCTGGGCCACCTGAACCTCACAGACGCCCAGGTGGCATGCCTACTCAGGGTACACAGGGAACCCGGGATAAAACAGGACGAACTGGCATCCTTCTTCCACGTGGACAAGGGCACCATAGCAAGGACCCTGAGGCGTCTCGAAGAGGGAGGATTCATTGAAAGAGAACAGGACCCGGAAAACAGGCGCAGGTACATCCTGGAGGTAACCAGGAGGGGCGAGGAAATCATCCCCCTCATACTGAAGGTTGAGGAGCGCTGGGAGGACCTCCTCTTCAGAGACTTCACAGAGGATGAGAGGAAACTCTTCAGGAAGATGTGCCGGAGACTGGCAGAGGAGGCAGTCAGGATGAGGGGTGAGTGGAGGTGA
- a CDS encoding glycosyltransferase family 4 protein, producing the protein MNVLILSHHFYPFIGGLEEVAFQQARHLAMNGHDVNVITSNISNELEELPKEEEIDGVKIYRISAMNFLYKNFDIPQPVFNIFELRNKLNNLIKTADVVHIHDRHYMTSFMGSLMAKKHKKPVVLTLHTPRVKYGNKLYNFLFQLNEMISSYSIKKADAILSLGSEVHDYILERFGRESEIVWNGVDIDTFSPVSEYEKIKLRADMKLPEEKFIALFVGRLTFKKGADLLVEVAKNLRDHEDVEIIVVGDGPRRKLIEKNIKNNDINNIKLIGNVVDKRILSKFYRSADILLFTSRGGEAAAPLVLLEAMASSLPIVALRTGPYADLISKGKGYAVSTINEMSDKIIYLSGEADLMNELSLKCRKYAEKYSWSKNVDELLEIYSNLTK; encoded by the coding sequence ATGAATGTTCTGATTTTATCTCATCATTTTTATCCTTTCATAGGAGGGCTGGAAGAAGTTGCATTCCAGCAAGCAAGGCATCTTGCTATGAATGGTCATGATGTGAATGTCATAACGAGTAACATAAGTAATGAACTGGAGGAGTTGCCAAAGGAAGAAGAGATTGATGGTGTGAAAATTTACAGGATATCAGCCATGAATTTTCTCTACAAAAATTTTGACATCCCACAACCAGTTTTTAATATATTTGAACTTAGAAATAAATTGAATAATTTGATTAAAACTGCAGACGTAGTTCACATCCATGATAGACATTACATGACGTCATTCATGGGATCTTTAATGGCTAAAAAGCACAAAAAGCCAGTTGTTCTTACATTGCATACTCCTCGGGTTAAATATGGTAATAAATTATACAATTTTCTTTTCCAATTAAATGAAATGATTTCATCTTACTCAATCAAAAAGGCCGACGCAATTTTATCACTAGGTAGTGAGGTGCATGATTATATACTTGAACGATTTGGGCGTGAATCAGAGATAGTATGGAACGGCGTTGATATAGATACATTTTCACCCGTCAGTGAATATGAAAAAATCAAATTAAGGGCTGACATGAAACTCCCTGAGGAAAAGTTTATAGCACTATTTGTGGGGAGATTGACATTCAAAAAAGGTGCTGATCTCCTTGTAGAAGTGGCTAAAAATTTGAGGGATCATGAGGATGTAGAGATAATAGTTGTAGGGGACGGGCCGAGAAGAAAACTAATCGAAAAAAATATTAAAAACAATGACATTAATAATATAAAATTAATTGGTAATGTGGTTGATAAAAGGATTTTGAGTAAATTCTATCGGTCTGCGGATATCTTATTGTTTACATCAAGGGGTGGCGAAGCGGCGGCGCCTCTCGTCCTTTTGGAGGCAATGGCCTCAAGCCTCCCTATTGTTGCACTTAGAACGGGACCATACGCTGATCTAATTTCAAAGGGTAAAGGGTATGCTGTATCCACAATTAATGAAATGTCAGATAAAATTATTTATTTATCTGGTGAAGCTGATTTGATGAATGAACTTTCTCTGAAGTGCAGAAAATATGCTGAAAAGTATAGCTGGTCCAAAAATGTGGATGAACTACTTGAAATTTATTCAAATCTCACAAAATAA
- a CDS encoding bifunctional 2-polyprenyl-6-hydroxyphenol methylase/3-demethylubiquinol 3-O-methyltransferase UbiG: MDEIEKEKRWWEEHIDDESELKKPCRSYYEYSRWRKTFGLIIDHYDFDEKRVFVGGCGSGIFEKQVNRVSKPKMMVGLDLSDKMIKLARIRNKNLENVRFIQGNLEGTRLPSNYFDVAVIIDALHHVPIPQRH, translated from the coding sequence ATGGATGAAATAGAGAAAGAGAAGAGATGGTGGGAAGAGCATATAGATGATGAAAGTGAATTGAAAAAGCCATGTAGAAGTTATTATGAGTATTCGAGGTGGAGGAAAACATTTGGACTTATAATAGATCATTATGACTTCGATGAAAAGAGAGTATTCGTTGGTGGTTGTGGAAGCGGAATTTTCGAAAAACAGGTCAACAGAGTTTCCAAGCCTAAAATGATGGTAGGATTAGATTTGTCTGATAAGATGATAAAACTTGCAAGGATACGTAATAAGAATCTTGAGAATGTAAGATTTATTCAAGGCAACTTAGAAGGGACGAGACTGCCTTCCAATTATTTTGACGTGGCGGTTATCATCGACGCCCTTCATCATGTCCCAATCCCACAAAGGCATTGA
- a CDS encoding MATE family efflux transporter translates to MSEGIEIIRGDPRRALIKLSGPLIVAMLLTSIYNLVDAVWVAGLGGEALAAIGFVTPIYMILVGLSNGLGAGAASSVSRCLGAGDEEGMNNSASHTIIITLAVSIILTVIIEILLRDTLIALGAAGALKPAMEYGSVVFAGTLFTLFPGAAYGILRSEGDARRPMYAMGLSAVLNMVLDPILIYTAGWGIAGAAWATVISQLLVSVLILFWFLSGRTFTSIGLSHFRADRGVAWSILSVTIPGSAEFLVMSLVTALLNWILTSVAGTSAVAVYSAGWRIVMLAIVPIISVATALVSVSGVAYGSRNFRNLEVAHGYSIRLGLLIAGATAALTFVLAPWIAWIFSYSQASSHLAPRITDFLRVLCLFYIFLPPGIMSGSIFQGSGRGMTSLMLSVIRQVLLVAVFAYILAVIMGLGEVGVWWGVVAGDIGGSLVAYTWARLFIGRLRRYGD, encoded by the coding sequence GTGAGCGAGGGAATCGAAATCATAAGGGGAGACCCCAGGAGGGCCCTCATCAAACTATCAGGGCCACTCATAGTTGCAATGCTCCTCACATCCATCTACAACCTCGTGGACGCGGTATGGGTGGCAGGCCTTGGAGGCGAGGCCCTCGCAGCCATAGGATTCGTTACACCCATCTACATGATCCTCGTGGGCCTCTCCAACGGCCTAGGCGCCGGGGCAGCATCATCGGTCTCAAGGTGCCTGGGTGCCGGTGATGAGGAGGGAATGAACAACAGCGCATCCCACACAATCATCATCACACTGGCGGTCTCAATAATCCTGACGGTGATAATCGAGATCCTCCTGAGGGACACCCTCATTGCACTGGGCGCCGCCGGGGCCCTCAAACCGGCGATGGAGTACGGTAGTGTGGTCTTTGCAGGTACCCTCTTCACCCTGTTCCCTGGGGCGGCCTACGGTATACTGAGGTCAGAGGGTGATGCCAGGAGGCCCATGTATGCCATGGGCCTATCCGCTGTCCTCAACATGGTCCTGGACCCAATCCTCATCTACACGGCGGGCTGGGGGATCGCAGGGGCGGCCTGGGCCACCGTGATATCACAGCTCCTTGTATCAGTCCTCATATTATTCTGGTTCCTCTCAGGGAGGACCTTCACCTCCATAGGCTTGAGCCACTTCAGGGCCGACCGGGGGGTCGCCTGGTCCATACTCTCAGTCACCATACCCGGAAGTGCAGAGTTCCTTGTCATGTCCCTGGTGACAGCCCTCCTCAACTGGATACTCACATCTGTCGCCGGGACCTCGGCGGTGGCTGTCTACTCCGCAGGGTGGAGGATAGTCATGCTCGCCATAGTACCCATTATATCAGTGGCAACAGCCCTTGTGAGTGTATCTGGCGTGGCATACGGGTCAAGGAACTTCAGGAACCTTGAGGTGGCCCACGGTTACTCAATAAGGCTTGGACTCCTGATAGCAGGGGCCACAGCGGCCCTCACATTCGTCCTGGCCCCATGGATTGCCTGGATATTCTCCTACTCCCAGGCATCCTCCCATCTGGCACCAAGGATCACCGACTTCCTGAGGGTCCTCTGCCTCTTCTACATCTTCTTGCCGCCGGGTATAATGTCAGGGTCAATCTTCCAGGGTTCAGGACGTGGCATGACCTCCCTGATGCTCTCGGTGATAAGGCAGGTCCTCCTGGTGGCTGTATTCGCCTACATCCTCGCTGTGATAATGGGTCTCGGAGAGGTGGGTGTCTGGTGGGGTGTCGTCGCCGGTGACATCGGGGGCAGCCTCGTGGCCTACACATGGGCCAGGCTCTTCATAGGTAGGCTCAGGCGGTATGGGGACTGA